CAATGAAGCGACTGTGAAAACGCTTGATGAAGCGATCGAATACGTGATTCGCCAATGGAATTTAAACGACTAAAATAAATAACAACTTTTTTTCGAAAAAGGCTTGCATTTTTGTTAAAAGTTTTGTATTATAACTAAGTCAGGTTTTTTACTAAAACCTTTTGGAGGAATAGCGAAGTGGCTAAACGCGACGGACTGTAAATCCGTTCCTTAGGGTTCAGTGGTTCGAATCCACTTTCCTCCATTTTTAACCTTTGGGGTATAGCCAAGCGGTAAGGCAACAGGTTTTGATCCTGTCATGCGTTGGTTCGAATCCAGCTACCCCAGTTTTTTTTATGAGAACAACTCACTAAGAGTTGTTCTTTTTTTTGCTTGAAAAATCAGGGTGACTTCTGTTCTCTTTTTTCAAAATATGTGATAAAGTGGATAAAAAGCATGAGGAGTGAACCCGATGAATATTAAAGACAAAATAACTGAAACGGCAGAAAGAGTCTATGACTTAGCACGTGAAGGTAAATATGATGTAAAGGTCAATCTTTTTTCTAAAAAAGACAGCAAAGATAAAGCGACAGGTATCCAAGTTGTATCTACTCGAGATACGGCGCATACAAAAAAATGGCGTGCTAAAAACCGCTAAATCAATAATAGGCTAAAACAACAGCGATTATCTGTTGTTTTAGCCTATTTTCCTTTAATCTGGGTTATTTATCGATTTCTAGGCCCAGAACGGTCAGGTGACCATTTCCGACCAGTTTAATAACAAGTCTAGCCAGATGGTTTGGCGACATGTCTGTGTCACTTGTGATCCACCAATGTAGGGTGCCAATGAAGATAGAAGTCATGTATTCAATGATAAAATCAATCGGTACTTCAATATCATTCTCCGTAATTTTCAACTTAGAAAAGATATCCGCATATTTTTCATAAATGATATCTGCTAACTTCTTGCGTAACAACTCATTTGAACTTCCATCCATGATCGTCAAAAAGAAATTTTTGTTTTTTTGAATATTGATATAAATATGGGTTAGTAAAAATTCTATCTGTTTTACTTTGATGCGATTACTGACGATGATCTGCTCCGTATCAATAACAGAAGTGAAGGCATTGATTGCAAAATCAAAAATTTGTTCATAAAGGTCTTGTTTGTCTTTGAAGTGAGCATAAAAAGTCGCACGATTGATCATTGCTTCGTCGGCGATGTCTTGAATCGTTATACAGTCATATCCTTTTTCCTCAACTAAGTGAAAGAAAGCTTCAATAATCATTTTGTGTGTTCGTTTTACTCGGAGGTCAGTTTTCTTTGACATAAAAATTTCCTTTCGAAATAATCAACAGATTTTTAAAGTTTGTTGCTTATCTCACAAATTTGGGTATTTTGCTTGTTGCATTTAAATTAGAATCTTTCTAAAATATACATAAGTATTATATCAGACACCTTGTAGGATAATCAACAAAGTGTTGTGAAATAAAAGGATATGGATTATAAGGAGATCAAACGTATGACAATCAGAGCAGGAATAGACGTTGGTTCAACAACTGTGAAATTAGTAATTATTGACGAAAAAAATCATACACTATTCGCCAAATACGAGCGACACTACTCCGATGTAAAAGCAGCAACCGAAAAAGTATTGAATGAAGCGATGAATGAAATCGGTGAAGAAACGCCGATCACAATGACAATCACTGGGTCTGGTGGTATGGGACTAGCAGATGTTTTGACTATTTCTTTTGTTCAAGAAGTGATTGCTTGTACAAGAACAGTAGAAGAAATCATACCAGAAACGGATGTCGCAATCGAGCTAGGTGGTGAAGATGCCAAAATCACCTTTTTTGAAGGTGCCTTAGAGCAACGGATGAATGGTAGCTGTGCAGGAGGTACAGGTGCTTTTATCGATCAAATGGCAGTATTGTTGAAAACAGATGCAAATGGTGTCAATGAATTGGCTAAAAACTATCAAACAATCTATCCAATTGCCTCAAGGTGCGGTGTGTTTGCTAAGACTGATGTGCAGCCGTTGATCAATGAAGGGGCAGCGAAAGAAGATATCTCTGCCAGCATTTTTCAAGCAGTCGTCAATCAAACAATTGCGGGCCTTGCGGCTGGTCGCAAAATCAAAGGAAAGATCGCCTTTTTAGGCGGACCGCTGTTCTTTATGTCAGAACTTAGAAAACGATTCATTGAAACCTTGGATGTAAAACCAGAAGATGTGATTTTTCCAGAAAACCCTCAATTATTTGTGGCAATGGGTGCGGCGATTTATTCAGAAGGGGCTAATCCAACCACATTAGCTGAGTTGATCCACCGTTTAACCAAAGGCGATCAAGAACAATTAAAGCCGACCGATACGTTAGAACCATTATTTCAAGGTGAAGCAGAATTAGACGCGTTTAGAGCACGTCATAATCAAGCGAAAGCGCAAGAAAAAGCCTTGTCTGAACATCATGGTGTAGCATTTTTAGGAATCGATGCTGGCTCAACTACAACCAAAGTTACCCTGATCGATGAAGACGGTAATTTATTATTTTCATTTTACGGAAACAATCAAGGACAGCCGTTAGAGACCACAATGAGTGTTTTAAAAGACTTATACCAACAATTGCCGCAAGATGTTTTTATTGGGAAAGCAGCAGTTACAGGCTATGGAGAACATCTAATCAAAAATGCCTTAAAAGTTGATATCGGTGAAGTTGAAACGATGGCGCATTATAAAGCCGCTAATCATTTTCAGCCGGGTGTCGATTTTATCTTAGACATTGGTGGTCAAGATATGAAGGCGATGACGATCAAAGATGGTGTGTTGTCTTCGATTCAATTAAATGAAGCTTGTTCCTCTGGTTGCGGTTCTTTTATTGAAACGTTCGCTAAATCATTGAATTTTAATGTCAAAGAGTTTGCCCTTGAAGCGCTCAGTTCCAAAGCGCCGGTGGATCTTGGGTCTCGTTGTACTGTATTTATGAACTCGAAAGTGAAACAAGTTCAAAAAGAGGGGGCATCAGTTGGCGATATTTCAGCTGGACTTTCTTATTCAGTAATCAAAAACGCCATTTACAAAGTAATCAAAGTCCGTCGTCCGGAAGAACTAGGGAAAAAAATCGTTTGCCAAGGTGGGACTTTTTATAATGAAGCCGTGTTGCGAGCCTTTGAAATGATCAGTGAACGAGAAGTGGTTCGCCCGTCTATCGCAGGTTTAATGGGTGCTTATGGTGCCGCATTGATTGCCTTAGAAAATTACGAATTAGGAGAAGAAACTACGATTCTTGGGCTAGAGGAGCTAGATACATTTACAGCTGATAAAGAATTTACTCACTGTGGTCTTTGTGAAAACAATTGTATGATGACGGTAACGATTTTTTCTGATGGGCGTCAATTTGTCACTGGGAATCGCTGTGAACGTGGTGCAAGGATCAAAGTCAAGAAAGAAGATCGCAAGGTTAATTTAGTTGATTATAAATACCGGAAACTATTTAAGTACCGCCCTTTAAAAGAAAAAGATGCGGTGCATGGCAGGATTGGGATCCCTCGTGTCTTGAATATGTATGAAAATTATCCGTTGTGGCATACCTTCTTTACAGATCTGGGCTTCCGAGTAGAATTATCGCCACGTTCAAATAAAGAATTGTATGAACAAGGTATGGAAACTATTCCAAGTGATACAGCGTGTTATCCAGCTAAAATTTCTCATGGTCATATTCAAGCCTTGATCGATTCTAAGGTACCAATGATTTTTTATCCTGGTGTCGTTTTTGAACGCCAAGAGTCAGCCGAAGCAGATAATCATTTTAACTGTCCAATCGTGCAAAGCTATCCTGATGTCATTCGGAACAATGTTGATGATATTCGTGACGGTAAAGTCGATTATCGTAATCCTTATATCAATCTAGCAAATGAAGCTTCTGTAGCAAAAGTGTTAAGTGAAACCTTTGCAGATCTTGGTATTTCAGCAGAGCAAGTGGCCCAAGCACTTCGTCATGGTTATGAAGAATTAGATGCTTTTAAAGATGATGTCCGTAATAAAGGAGAAGAAACCTTAGTAATGCTAAATCAAAAAGGCGAGAAGGGCATTGTTTTATCTGGGCGCCCGTATCATTTAGACCCTGAAATCAATCATGGAATCGCCGATGTGATCACGCAAGAAGGGTTCCATGTTTTAACGGAAGATTGTGTTTCTCATTTAAGTGATGTTGGAAATTTACGCGTGGTAAATCAGTGGGTGTATCATTCTCGTTTATATGCAGCAGCACGTGTTGTGGCAAAATCTAAAAATCTTGAACTAGTTCAATTGAATTCATTTGGCTGTGGCTTAGATGCCGTTACAACCGACCAAGTAGAGGAAATCATGGATCAATATGGCAAAATCTATACGGTCTTAAAAATCGATGAAGGGTCTAATTTAGGGGCTATCAGGATTCGGTTACGTTCTTTGAAAGCGGCAGTTGGCGAACGGGAAAAAATGCATTTTGAACCAAAAATGCAGCACGAAGAGCCAGAAAAAATCATCTTTACCAAGGAAATGAAAAAGACCCATACCTTGTTACTACCAATGCTTAGCCCAATCCATCAATCTGGGTTAGTCGATGTTGCATTAAAAGCATCTGGTTATAATGTGGTTTGTTTACCAGCAGATGATCGGGAAGCGGTCAATGTCGGTCTGAAATACGTCAATAACGATGCCTGTTATCCAGCAATTATTTCGATCGGTCAACTGGTTGAAGCGCTGGAAAGCGGTGAGTATGAACTCGATCATGTCAGTGTGATGATGACGCAAACAGGTGGTGGTTGTCGAGCAACGAACTATATTCCGCTCCTTAGAAAAGCCTTGAACGATGCTGGTTTTCCGCAAGTGCCTGTTGTTTCTGTCTCAATGGGGAACAAAGGGGTCGAATCTAATCCAGGGTTTAAGTTTACCTTGCCAATGTTGAAACGTGTCGCAGTCGCATTTTTATACGGGGATTTATTTGAACGGGTCGTTTACCGCACACGCCCTTATGAAACCGAAGTCGGGATGATCGATGCGCTCCATGATAAATGGCTAAAACAAATCGAAAAAAATGTCCGCAACGGTTCACTGACGTTATTCAATCGTAATATGAAAAAAATTATTAAAGAGTTTGATGAAGTGCCCTTGAATGAAATCAAGAAACCCAAAGTCGGTATCGTGGGTGAAATCTTAGTAAAATACTCACCGACTGCTAATAACGATATTGTCCGTTTATTAGAAGCAGAAGGGGCAGAAGCTGTCGTACCAGACATCGTTGGCTTTATGAATTACTCTTTATATAATCAAATTTGGAAATACGATAATATGGGCATGTCTAAACAAAGTAAAAACTTAGCTCAATTTGCAATCCGAATTATCGAATATGTTGAAAAACCGATGGATAAAGCCTTAAGAAGTTCCAAGCGATTTGAAGGATTGAGTTCTATCCACGAATTAGCTGAGGATGCCGGAAAGATCCTTTCAATTGGAAATCATACTGGTGAAGGCTGGTTCCTGACTGGTGAAATGATAGAACTATTAAAGTCAGATGTCAATAATATTGTCTGTATGCAGCCGTTCGGTTGTCTACCAAACCATGTTGTCGGTAAAGGTGTGACAAAGGAGTTACGTCGTCAATACCCTAAGGCGAATATTGCACCGATTGATTATGATCCTGGGGTATCATTAGTGAATCAATTAAATCGAATCCGTTTGATGATGGCGACAGCCAATAAAATGATGAATGAAGAAAACGTTCGTTCATAAAAGAATAGAGGGTGTGAAACAAAAGTACTTTTTACTTTTGTCCCACACCCTCTATTTTTTCTACGATTAGTCAATCTGAAAAGATAATTCAATCGAAACTTTTTCTTTCTTTTTGTGTGAAATTCGTTATAAAATAGACTTAATGACTAAAAAAATTTCTCATTTGAAGCATACCAAATTTTGACGTAAAGGCTTCCCTTTACTGAATTTTAGACTTTGTGGTTGTTTATGAGGTATATACCAGTTATAATGAAAGAGAATAAAAAGGAGGAAATAAGATGGTTTCGAGTTTACCAGTTTATATTCAAATCCACGATAAAATTAAAGATGATATTGAGCATGGTGTTTGGAAGATTGGAGACCGCCTTCCATCCGAACGTGAGTTGGCAATCCAGTTCAGTGTAAGTCGAATGACGTTGAGACAAGCGATTCAAACACTTGCTGACGAGGGGATTTTAGAACGTAAGATTGGCTCAGGAACTTACGTTGCCCGTAAAAAAGTCCAAGAAAAAA
The DNA window shown above is from Enterococcus sp. 12C11_DIV0727 and carries:
- a CDS encoding 2-hydroxyacyl-CoA dehydratase, with the translated sequence MTIRAGIDVGSTTVKLVIIDEKNHTLFAKYERHYSDVKAATEKVLNEAMNEIGEETPITMTITGSGGMGLADVLTISFVQEVIACTRTVEEIIPETDVAIELGGEDAKITFFEGALEQRMNGSCAGGTGAFIDQMAVLLKTDANGVNELAKNYQTIYPIASRCGVFAKTDVQPLINEGAAKEDISASIFQAVVNQTIAGLAAGRKIKGKIAFLGGPLFFMSELRKRFIETLDVKPEDVIFPENPQLFVAMGAAIYSEGANPTTLAELIHRLTKGDQEQLKPTDTLEPLFQGEAELDAFRARHNQAKAQEKALSEHHGVAFLGIDAGSTTTKVTLIDEDGNLLFSFYGNNQGQPLETTMSVLKDLYQQLPQDVFIGKAAVTGYGEHLIKNALKVDIGEVETMAHYKAANHFQPGVDFILDIGGQDMKAMTIKDGVLSSIQLNEACSSGCGSFIETFAKSLNFNVKEFALEALSSKAPVDLGSRCTVFMNSKVKQVQKEGASVGDISAGLSYSVIKNAIYKVIKVRRPEELGKKIVCQGGTFYNEAVLRAFEMISEREVVRPSIAGLMGAYGAALIALENYELGEETTILGLEELDTFTADKEFTHCGLCENNCMMTVTIFSDGRQFVTGNRCERGARIKVKKEDRKVNLVDYKYRKLFKYRPLKEKDAVHGRIGIPRVLNMYENYPLWHTFFTDLGFRVELSPRSNKELYEQGMETIPSDTACYPAKISHGHIQALIDSKVPMIFYPGVVFERQESAEADNHFNCPIVQSYPDVIRNNVDDIRDGKVDYRNPYINLANEASVAKVLSETFADLGISAEQVAQALRHGYEELDAFKDDVRNKGEETLVMLNQKGEKGIVLSGRPYHLDPEINHGIADVITQEGFHVLTEDCVSHLSDVGNLRVVNQWVYHSRLYAAARVVAKSKNLELVQLNSFGCGLDAVTTDQVEEIMDQYGKIYTVLKIDEGSNLGAIRIRLRSLKAAVGEREKMHFEPKMQHEEPEKIIFTKEMKKTHTLLLPMLSPIHQSGLVDVALKASGYNVVCLPADDREAVNVGLKYVNNDACYPAIISIGQLVEALESGEYELDHVSVMMTQTGGGCRATNYIPLLRKALNDAGFPQVPVVSVSMGNKGVESNPGFKFTLPMLKRVAVAFLYGDLFERVVYRTRPYETEVGMIDALHDKWLKQIEKNVRNGSLTLFNRNMKKIIKEFDEVPLNEIKKPKVGIVGEILVKYSPTANNDIVRLLEAEGAEAVVPDIVGFMNYSLYNQIWKYDNMGMSKQSKNLAQFAIRIIEYVEKPMDKALRSSKRFEGLSSIHELAEDAGKILSIGNHTGEGWFLTGEMIELLKSDVNNIVCMQPFGCLPNHVVGKGVTKELRRQYPKANIAPIDYDPGVSLVNQLNRIRLMMATANKMMNEENVRS
- a CDS encoding TetR/AcrR family transcriptional regulator, producing the protein MSKKTDLRVKRTHKMIIEAFFHLVEEKGYDCITIQDIADEAMINRATFYAHFKDKQDLYEQIFDFAINAFTSVIDTEQIIVSNRIKVKQIEFLLTHIYINIQKNKNFFLTIMDGSSNELLRKKLADIIYEKYADIFSKLKITENDIEVPIDFIIEYMTSIFIGTLHWWITSDTDMSPNHLARLVIKLVGNGHLTVLGLEIDK